Below is a genomic region from Fusarium oxysporum Fo47 chromosome VIII, complete sequence.
GAGATGCCGTGTGTTCTTCCTTGCTCCTAACATTGCCTATCGTTTGATGCGATGTCTCTGCTTCCCTTAAAACTTGTTCGCTGACATCGTTGTCCGTCTCAGAGGCACTCCTACGAGCACCACTACCTCGCTTTCCGCCCTATCTACCACTGCGATCAAAGATGGTCATCGCGGCCACTTCCCACAGGGTCCTCTCAGTCGCGGACACCAACATAACCCTTCCACCCAAAGCCTCGAGGCTGAACGTGCCGACCGAATTTCCCGACTCGCTGGTCTCGAGCGAGTTTCAACCCTCCGGGCACCTCCTCAAGCGAACGCCCAAGGAGCATCATCTCCCTCGCCTCAGACCACGCCAACCTCTACAACTGGGTTTCCGCCCAACTACCCTGCTACACAGCACCTGACACCTGCATATTTCGATAGCAATGGCCAGCCTGTCGCCGTGACCAAGATGAGTACTGTCGGAACGGCCAGCGCAACTGAGAGCCatgttggcgatggcgatgatacGCGCACAACTGCTGGCGAACACGATGAAGACATGTTTAGCACCGATACCAACTACCGTGAAGCCGAGTCAGTCGCAAGCATGGGTGGCTATCCCGACGCTATGGATGAGGACCTCGATGGTGCCAATGCTCGTTCTGTGGCTGGTTATGACGATCGCATGAGCGATGACGGCTCTGCCTCTCTCGTTGGGTTTGGTGAGGGTGCGGGCAGTACCGTATCTGGGCCCATTTATCATCGTCGAACGGCTCCCCAAGCTTGGGGTCTTGAAAGAACCAATTCGGGTCTGAGCGACGCCCGGCGGGAGCGTGACACTCATATGGGCGGTGACACGCCTGTGAGTGTGTCTGCCCTCCAGGAGCGCCGGGACGCTCGCATGATGGACGGTGTCGCGACTGATCCGAATCCAGGCCAAGCACCAGAGAACGACTCTTTTGTTGACACAACCTTCCGAGGCCCTGTCTCTGCGTCGCAACCTCAATCACaaactgctgctgctcaggAGGCGGCAGAGCGTATTGTCCAGAGGTTGGACAGAGGTGAGACAAGGGCGCCTGCTTCGGGTCTTGTAGGACCTGGGCGGGGTGACGAGCCTTTGGGCAAGTTCTACTTTGAAGGCGAGAAGCGTGATGATTAGAGAGGCTATTATATCAAAAGAGATATCCCAGCTGAGCCTTCATCTGCAAGGGTGGGGATGACTCCAGAGCTGGATTGAAGGACGCTGCTAGGCACGGCGAACTTGAGAGATATGGTCATATTTCTCATGCTGTGCTCGCCCTCAGAAGGAGTTTCTATGTTGTTTAGATTATATGCGCACGCATTGCTGTTCCGCCAGTTTATGTTTACATGTTGATATTTCGTTGGGGCCCCCCATCTTGAGATGAGCTCAGGGCAGTTTGTAATAAAGGCCGTTTATGCTGTACAAACACGTCCTTTCAGCCATTGACTTTAGTACCTGTGTACAGAGTATTTTGTTTCTCTTGCGAATATGTCACGATGCAATCGGGGTTTGATTGGACGTTGAATGGTCTTCCAACGTTGCCGAGGTCAATTTAGATCCTGGCACGTTGCTTCATGTTATTGTGGTCAAAGCCAAAGCATGCTGTATTATCAGCATGCCCGTTGTACCTGGTCTCTAAATATGACGCCGCTATCTATTCGCCTCAAATTGTGTGACCATGCTCCGTGCACTTCATTTGGCAGATATCATGAAACTAAAATAGCGGGAAAGAATGGCGTCGGCCATGGCTTCatcactctctgcctcaaAACCATCGCTCGTTCTGTAAGTGCATCTGGCCAGAGATAAACGCCAGTCCCATCAAAAGGGTGAACCTAGTCTTGGAGCGGGCTAATCGCAACGCTCCTCTCAGACAAATGCCATCCAAAGCGTTCAATGAAACAACCATGGGCCTACATGAAGGCATACTTGAGGGAAAAGGAAACCAAACGGTGAACGATACAGAACCCATGTGACTTCTTGCGTCGTAATGCCTCGGTGATGAATTGATAAGATGATAATCTAGGCTTGGGTGCTGAAACACCAGACCTCATCTTTTTCCAGCTCCCGTCTCAGATATATGCGCAAGCTGCCATTTCGGGCGCTAATGAATTCTCAGAGACCTCGGAGCTGCAGGAAGaaaagcaacaacaataacAGACTGGTATACTGTCATAACTTGGCTCTGTAAACATTATATGCATAAATGAAAAGCTGTACCATGTGGTAACGATCTGGAGAACTCCAGTGTTGTGGTATATATGGTGACGCAAATTTGAATATGACGAATGATTATTCGCATGCTGTCGGATAAGTTCATGCGCAGGAGAAATCAAGACGCATTCGTCGAACAACGCCTTGCCAGTCCCATACAGACACCCAGTCACCCTGATCCATGCAAGCCCAAACCTTTTCTAGGAGTTCCATGACACGCTCGCAGTTCCGTAGGCCTGTATATCCGCGAACAGCTCTTACTGCAGTGCGTATGCGTTCCTGCTGGGCTGGCTCAAAGCAAGCAGTGCCAATAACTAGACAGGGGATAAGTAGCAGGGTCTGGGAGGGGTCAGAAGGCTTGAATGACTCCAAAATAGTGAGAGACTCTTCGACGGCGAGCGTGATTCGTCGGTCGTGATATGCTGGCCTTCTGGAAGGTGGGGGTGAAGATGCCCTCTCTTGGCATGTTGATGAGTCTTGTTCATGCATGGAGTTTGTCCTCGAAGGGTTGCGAGATGTTGGACAGCTACTGGCCATGTGAACATCAGTAGCCCCGGTGGCACCGTTGCCCCTTGATACTGTGGCCATCATCGAAGCTCGTCTGGGTGGTGGCGGCGGAGGAGCAACAGTAGTTGAGGCCGAGATGGGCAAGGTGCTGAACGTCGAACGGCGCATCGAGGAGACTGAAGGTGGGTAGATCGTCCGGAAAAGATACACCCACATCATCTGCTTGTAGAGCAGTCCGACTCGGTCACGGCTGTCACCCCATGGCCAGTTTGGTGTCCACTCGCGAATGGCCGCGTCAATCTCAGCAGCCTGGTACAAGCTGGTGTAGTCCACCACTGGGTCAACACCAGCAGAAATGTTGGCTCGGATCGTGTTTCGAATAGTCGTGATCTGAGATAGATACTGGAAgaggccatcaccaacacctATCAAACGGGGAGGCTGTATCGGTGCTACAGGCTCCCAATCTTCAGACGACAGTCTGGCTGTCATATTCTCAGGGTGCCAGAATAAGTCATCGGCAAAGATGTGGTACTGGAAGAACTCGGTAATGAAAGTATATAAAGCAGGGTCCTCAGGGGGTGAGTGTTGAATCAGAGTCTGGTAAGCTTGGAGGTGCACACGATGTTCACCTCGAGGGTTTCCATCGGCTCTCGTCTGAAGAAGCAAGCAAAGCATTTGTCCATATCTTGCAGAAAGAATGGTCTTGTACTCGGGATCGTCTTTGTCCAATGGCCGTCCCATATCCTCGTACAGTCGCTTCATGGACTCGTCGTGGTGATAGTCGGCGCGTTGTTGCAACGCCTCCCGGTTGGACTGAGGATGGTCGGCTAATAACTTGGCACCATACGGTGTATCCCAGTCGATGTGCTTGCTGCTGACTGCCAGAATAGAGTGCATGAGGCCTTGGTGTTCATTGGCGAGGTGAAGGATGATGTCTTTGAAGGCATTTCTGGCCTCTCCTTCAACTGTTAAGACATTGCTCAGATGGGTAATATAATGTTTCCAAAAGACCTTATCCTCGACAGTCTCGACACCATGGAAGATTGGTTGCATAGTAATGATTGGAAGGGCCTCCTGGCGTAAACGCTCTGGTGCGATAATTAGATGGATGTGTCGGTATTTCATCAAAGGAAACGTACCCTCTTCGGCCTTTTCTTTGCCGCTCTTCCATATCTGTTTTTCGTGGTAGCCTTCGCATACCACAGCGTTCTTCTCGCAATTCATGCCTAGAAACAAATGATTAGAATCTTGCATATCTCAGGTGAATGATTCGGTTCGTACATCGAGGTTTCTACTTTATATTAGCCTTCTGTCCACAGCTCAAGAACTACAAAGCACCAGACATGGCAGGGAGAACACTAGTTGGCATGATATTCCCCCTTGTTCTGTGACAGGTCTAACGCCTTCATGAAATCACTTACCGCTTCATCACATTTCTTCTTGCGCTTTCGGCAGGTAATGCAACCAGTCTTTGATCGACCCTTGGTCACTTTACTTGCGCTCACTGCCGTGGTCAATGGGTGTTTCCTTGGTCTTCCTCGTGGTCGTTTCGGTTTCGGATCTATCTTGGCGGAGTCCATTGAGGCTGGCGCCAGGGGGGCGGCTTTAAGATCGTCCATGTTaagatcatcttcaaccgGCTCCAGCTTCGGAATGGTGAGAATATCGTCCGAGCCTTGCTCCCAATTATTGTCCATTTCAACATCGTCTCGGTCGACATAGTCCGTACTCCAAGAATCGGCGCAGGACGAGGAAGCTGAATGTACCATCGTCGGGGCAGAAGAATTGTCCAATCCTGCGCTCAACGGTGAAATTTGGCCGGGCTGTAGTTgatttgctgctgctgctgaagacATCCACAAAGAGTCCATTGGTAAAGGTGATGGTGGCATCATGTTGTTTCGGCCTTCGGAGGATATGCTATGGTTGTCGCACCAAGCCAGGTTTCGTTCAGACTGCGAAAATGCAAATGAACTTTCGATAGCCATCCAAGAGGATGAACATGCCCCGGACAAGAGTTGGGAGAAAGACGTTTTGTGCCGACTGTCCCAGAGCCGGCGGTAAAGACTTAGATAGACAACTAGGTAGCCCGATCGAATATGGTACGGTATGTATAGGCACAGCACAGTCTATGGAAGCTGGACGTGACGACTCAGCATGAAGCTGTGGAGACTAGAGGGTGGTGGCGGTGGACGTTAGACTGGACTAGCTATCGACGCCAACACACCAACGGTTGATCGAAGCTCCTTAGTCGCCCAGAACAGGCGACGGTTCGAAAATCGCAAGATGAAAGGGAGGGAAAGGTGAGGAGAATGGAGGGGCTACAGTATGTGGGTGGAGAGGTGTTATTTGGGAGTCAAGGTATGGAGGAGTTTTGAGATTCAGCACTGGAACCCTTCTGCAGTCTGTCGACTCCATCTCCCCACAGTTATC
It encodes:
- a CDS encoding fungal-specific transcription factor domain-containing protein; this translates as MMPPSPLPMDSLWMSSAAAANQLQPGQISPLSAGLDNSSAPTMVHSASSSCADSWSTDYVDRDDVEMDNNWEQGSDDILTIPKLEPVEDDLNMDDLKAAPLAPASMDSAKIDPKPKRPRGRPRKHPLTTAVSASKVTKGRSKTGCITCRKRKKKCDEAKPRCMNCEKNAVVCEGYHEKQIWKSGKEKAEEERLRQEALPIITMQPIFHGVETVEDKVFWKHYITHLSNVLTVEGEARNAFKDIILHLANEHQGLMHSILAVSSKHIDWDTPYGAKLLADHPQSNREALQQRADYHHDESMKRLYEDMGRPLDKDDPEYKTILSARYGQMLCLLLQTRADGNPRGEHRVHLQAYQTLIQHSPPEDPALYTFITEFFQYHIFADDLFWHPENMTARLSSEDWEPVAPIQPPRLIGVGDGLFQYLSQITTIRNTIRANISAGVDPVVDYTSLYQAAEIDAAIREWTPNWPWGDSRDRVGLLYKQMMWVYLFRTIYPPSVSSMRRSTFSTLPISASTTVAPPPPPPRRASMMATVSRGNGATGATDVHMASSCPTSRNPSRTNSMHEQDSSTCQERASSPPPSRRPAYHDRRITLAVEESLTILESFKPSDPSQTLLLIPCLVIGTACFEPAQQERIRTAVRAVRGYTGLRNCERVMELLEKVWACMDQGDWVSVWDWQGVVRRMRLDFSCA